The genomic interval GTCGACACCGAGGCACGGTTCGTCGACGACGGCGACGTCGTCACGTCGGCGGGCGGGATCGCGGGCATCGACATGGCTCTCCACCTGGTAGCGCGGTTCGAGTCGGTCACGGCAGCGCGCGCCGTGCGGAGCGCTCTCGCGCACGAGTCGGCGACGGGGTCCGAACGAGGGATGTGACCCACCTGTGTGACGCAGGTATCGCTCGCGCGCGCACCGCAGTACCCTGCGCGCGTGACCCGGATGCTGCAGCTCGCCTGGAAGACCTTCCGCCCTCGCAAGCCCGTGCCCGGGATGGGCGTGCTCGACCCGTCGGTGACCGAGATGCGCGTCCACCCGGGCGATCTCGACGTCCTGCTCCATGTCAACAACGGCGTGTACCTGCAGATGGCCGACGTCGCTCGCTGGAACTTCGTGGCGGACCTCGACGGGTCCACGCGACTGGGCGACCGGCGCTGGTACCCCGTCGTGGCCGCGTCGACGGTGAAGTACCGGCGGTCGCTCCAGCTGTGGGACCGCTTCCGGATCACCACACGCGTACTGGGGTGGGACGAGCGGATCGTCTACCTGGAGCAGGTCTTCACGCGCGGCGACGACGTCTGCGCGACCGCGTGGCTGG from Xylanimonas allomyrinae carries:
- a CDS encoding acyl-CoA thioesterase — translated: MLQLAWKTFRPRKPVPGMGVLDPSVTEMRVHPGDLDVLLHVNNGVYLQMADVARWNFVADLDGSTRLGDRRWYPVVAASTVKYRRSLQLWDRFRITTRVLGWDERIVYLEQVFTRGDDVCATAWLAGRFLSKDGSRIPMPDVIALLGQDAPPASPPLPAEVTAWARSLDVAHRSPAPTGPTPGTTSLP